The genomic DNA TGCCTATTTCGCACAAGACCTACAAGATCAACAGTTTGTCTTTTTAATTGCTTTCGGCTTAGCATTTCATTTCGTAGAATTGATACTAATTTTCTTTGTGAAAAATCCTAGCAACTATGGAGGATTTTATAAAGAAAATCCTTTCACTCAAGTTAAATCAGGAATTAAAGCAATACGAAAAGCTCCAACTCTATTACTCTTGTTTTTAAACTTTACTCTTGTGTTTATCCCAGCGGATTCTGTCTATGAAGCATTTAATCAACCAATCTTTACTAATGCAGGTGTCCCTGTTGTGATGATAGGAGTACTATATGCACTTGCAGCTGTTTTTGGTTTTTTCGCATCACAGTCGGTAGGGTGGTTTACTAACCGCTTTCCAAGAAAGCTCTTAATGACCGTTACTGGAGCTCTAGCTACTATTGGTTTGTTCTTGTCAGCTATTTTAGGAGAATCGATTTGGATTGTAATTGGAGCATTTTTTGTACTACGAATTGGGCAAGCCATTAGAAGACCCATTTACTCACAATTAAAAAATGATTTAATTCCATCTGAAATACGTGCAACTACTTTGTCACTCATTTCTGTACTAGATTCAGCGTTTGACCTTGTCATCTTTGGATTATTATCGGTTATTGCCTTTGAAGGACTAACTGGTATTTTACTAGCTAGTAGTGCAATCGCCTTAATCGGAACACTAACTCCAATTGAAAGAGTCAGGTGGAGAGTGAAGGAAGCATGAGCGTCAATATAATAATGACGCTCTTTTATTATGAAAGAAATATAAATATGATAAAAAGACAGTTGACTGTGTGGTGCACACCACCGTTTAGGATAGTGCTAGGAGGTTAAAATGCACAAGGTTAGTGAGTTCTCTGAAATGACAGGTTTATCCAAAGAAACACTGCGTTACTACGCTGAGGTAAAATTACTAGAACCCGCTTACATTGATCAGAAAAACAACTATCGTTACTATGATGATGGAAGCTACTTTTTGGCAATACTTTTAGGTAAACTTCGGCGGTTTGGGTTTAGCATTCAAGAAATGATTTCAGTGATGGAGGATGAGTCTTTTGAAAATCTAGAAGTATTATTACTTGAAAAACGTGAAAAAATCCAGATGCAAATTAAAGACCTTAAACTACAAATTAAAGAAATAGATGACTTCGTCGAATCTGGGAAGGAGAAGAATGAATGATAAACTGGAAAAGTGAAAAAAGTATTCCAACCAACATTGAAAAGGTATGGAGTTTATTTTCGGATGATAATATAAAAAGTATTATGCCAAAAGTAGAGAAGCATACATTAATTGATAAGCAGGAACACAAGGTAGGGGCTAAGCATCAACAAACATACCGTGAAGGTAAACGGTTAGAAACCTATATCGTTGAAACATTGGCTTACGAGGATAGAGAAGACAAAAAGCATAAAGAGATACATTTTACATTAGGCAAAGCCTTTGAAATCAGATTATCGTATACTCTGTTAAAGATAGATGAGAACAATACAAAACTCATTTATGAAGGACATAATAAAGGCGTAAATTTTGTGGGTAGAGCGATGCTAAAACTTAGTAGTGAAAATAGCAACAATAAAG from Cytobacillus luteolus includes the following:
- a CDS encoding MFS transporter, with product MKTQSISTHNIRVMFWVRFFGTINFIAPVLTLFYLGRGLEPIHILWLQIFWSGAVLLGEVPGGVVADRFGAKVSFLIGVIIKIISIVVLIYSHDPWMFFLFSALNGLSVTFFSGADEALIYESLKEDNDNHRMDRAMGKIQSAGFVSMILAVLFGAYFAQDLQDQQFVFLIAFGLAFHFVELILIFFVKNPSNYGGFYKENPFTQVKSGIKAIRKAPTLLLLFLNFTLVFIPADSVYEAFNQPIFTNAGVPVVMIGVLYALAAVFGFFASQSVGWFTNRFPRKLLMTVTGALATIGLFLSAILGESIWIVIGAFFVLRIGQAIRRPIYSQLKNDLIPSEIRATTLSLISVLDSAFDLVIFGLLSVIAFEGLTGILLASSAIALIGTLTPIERVRWRVKEA
- a CDS encoding MerR family transcriptional regulator, which gives rise to MHKVSEFSEMTGLSKETLRYYAEVKLLEPAYIDQKNNYRYYDDGSYFLAILLGKLRRFGFSIQEMISVMEDESFENLEVLLLEKREKIQMQIKDLKLQIKEIDDFVESGKEKNE
- a CDS encoding SRPBCC family protein; this encodes MINWKSEKSIPTNIEKVWSLFSDDNIKSIMPKVEKHTLIDKQEHKVGAKHQQTYREGKRLETYIVETLAYEDREDKKHKEIHFTLGKAFEIRLSYTLLKIDENNTKLIYEGHNKGVNFVGRAMLKLSSENSNNKVVEEFLQRVYDEALKN